In Geotalea uraniireducens, one genomic interval encodes:
- a CDS encoding glycosyltransferase family 2 protein has translation MADWFFIFLTLLLVYIYVGYPAVLFLLAKLLPRGHRRDERYEPTVTLIISAHNEEQVIGAKLENALATDYPPAKLTITVVSDGSTDRTDEIVRSFADRGVVLVRPAERRGKTAGLNVALAGVTSELVVFSDANAIYDRLAVRRLVRHFADERVGYAVGNARYESTGDTAAGSSEGAYWNGEVMVKEWESAFSSVVGGDGAIYAIRTRLYEPLQETDINDFVNPLQIVAKGYRGIFDPEAWCTEKPAGLFEKEFSRKVRIANRSFNGFLRVPAAANPFKAGRFAWQLISHKLLRWFSPFILCLHLFAALAAADTRRLADLPAMGCVFLYGILAFLALVGWFQDKNGQPGRLFSFAYYFALMNVASAGGILLRLRGTVISVWDTVREQSTRRNVSANMLPFLLVGVLAAVAIRVALILDVYPQFLQALEYLILLVLFYTYLGYPLLIGGLARLFAVSVRRDEGFLPAVTLLIVAFNEEAEIEAKMLNSLTLNYPPERLRIIVASDGSTDGTNAIVERYRDRVELLSFAVNRGKIAALNEAMSSIDSEIVVFSDANVMYEPDALIKLVRNFSDPRVGGVSGRVCLLNDTVSYRDSEKSYYSIEHFIQAKEGETGAVVGADGAMYAIRRTLFRAPPADTILDDFAISMRIASAGHLVIHEREAVGWEYNHLEMDGEFRRKARIIAGGFQCLLRREIVTLPSQPLLLFKFISHKVLRWFSGVLVTVLFFLLLQSWLAGHGEGPLLEAVLYGMTVALAVAALAHLLPFLRKITPISMVYYFFMLTGASLLGLYRELTGTQQVTWRRGTT, from the coding sequence ATGGCTGACTGGTTTTTCATCTTCCTGACACTGCTGCTCGTCTACATTTACGTCGGCTACCCGGCAGTGCTGTTTCTGCTGGCGAAGCTGCTGCCGCGCGGCCATCGCCGCGACGAGCGCTACGAGCCAACGGTGACCCTGATCATTTCGGCCCACAACGAGGAGCAGGTGATCGGCGCAAAGTTGGAAAATGCCCTGGCAACCGATTACCCGCCGGCAAAGCTGACGATTACCGTCGTATCCGACGGGTCCACCGATCGGACCGACGAGATCGTCCGGAGCTTTGCCGACCGTGGCGTGGTACTGGTCCGGCCGGCGGAGCGGCGGGGAAAGACCGCCGGCCTCAACGTGGCGTTGGCTGGAGTGACGAGTGAACTGGTGGTATTCTCCGATGCCAATGCAATCTATGACCGGCTTGCCGTTCGGCGATTGGTGCGCCATTTTGCCGATGAACGGGTCGGTTATGCGGTCGGCAACGCCCGGTACGAGAGTACCGGGGATACGGCGGCCGGCAGCAGTGAGGGCGCCTATTGGAACGGTGAAGTGATGGTGAAGGAGTGGGAATCGGCCTTTTCCTCGGTGGTGGGAGGGGACGGTGCCATTTATGCCATCCGTACCCGGCTCTACGAGCCGTTGCAGGAGACCGACATCAACGATTTCGTCAATCCGCTCCAGATCGTGGCGAAGGGGTACCGGGGGATATTCGATCCCGAAGCCTGGTGTACCGAGAAGCCGGCGGGACTTTTCGAAAAGGAATTTTCCCGGAAAGTGCGGATTGCCAACCGGAGCTTCAACGGCTTTCTCCGCGTCCCCGCTGCCGCGAATCCGTTCAAGGCCGGCAGGTTTGCCTGGCAGCTGATCTCGCACAAGCTGCTTCGCTGGTTCTCGCCATTCATTCTCTGCCTGCATCTATTCGCCGCACTCGCCGCGGCCGATACCAGGCGACTGGCGGACCTGCCGGCAATGGGCTGTGTCTTTTTGTACGGCATTTTGGCTTTCCTGGCGCTGGTGGGATGGTTCCAGGACAAGAATGGCCAGCCCGGGCGGCTGTTTTCCTTTGCCTACTATTTCGCCCTGATGAATGTGGCATCGGCCGGCGGTATCCTCCTTCGGCTCCGGGGGACGGTCATTTCCGTCTGGGATACGGTGCGTGAACAATCGACACGGCGGAACGTATCGGCCAACATGCTGCCGTTTCTCCTGGTCGGGGTGCTGGCGGCAGTGGCGATCAGGGTTGCACTGATTCTCGATGTGTATCCGCAATTCCTGCAGGCGCTGGAGTATCTCATCCTGCTGGTGCTGTTCTATACCTATCTCGGCTATCCGCTCTTGATCGGCGGTCTGGCCAGGCTGTTCGCGGTTTCGGTTCGGCGGGACGAAGGGTTCCTGCCGGCAGTGACGCTGTTGATTGTCGCCTTCAACGAAGAGGCCGAGATCGAGGCGAAGATGCTCAACTCCCTGACCCTCAACTATCCGCCCGAGCGGCTGCGAATCATCGTTGCCTCGGATGGCTCGACCGATGGGACGAATGCCATCGTCGAGCGGTACCGGGACCGCGTCGAGCTGCTGTCCTTCGCCGTCAATCGAGGGAAGATCGCGGCGCTCAACGAAGCGATGTCGTCGATCGATTCGGAGATTGTCGTCTTCTCCGACGCCAATGTGATGTATGAGCCCGACGCTCTGATAAAGCTGGTGCGCAATTTCAGCGATCCCCGGGTGGGGGGCGTCTCGGGCCGCGTCTGCCTGCTCAATGATACGGTGAGCTACCGGGACTCGGAGAAGAGTTATTACAGCATTGAGCATTTCATCCAGGCAAAAGAGGGGGAAACCGGTGCCGTGGTCGGGGCCGACGGGGCGATGTACGCCATTCGCCGCACCCTTTTCCGGGCTCCGCCGGCGGACACCATTCTCGACGATTTTGCCATTTCGATGCGTATTGCCAGTGCCGGTCATCTGGTTATCCATGAACGTGAGGCGGTCGGCTGGGAATACAACCATCTCGAAATGGACGGCGAGTTCCGTCGCAAGGCCAGGATCATTGCCGGCGGTTTCCAGTGCCTGCTCCGGCGGGAAATCGTCACCCTGCCTTCCCAGCCGTTGCTGCTGTTCAAATTCATCTCCCACAAAGTACTGCGCTGGTTCAGCGGGGTACTGGTGACGGTGCTGTTTTTCCTGCTGCTGCAGTCGTGGCTGGCGGGGCACGGGGAGGGGCCGTTGCTGGAAGCGGTGCTCTACGGGATGACGGTGGCGCTGGCGGTGGCGGCATTGGCCCATCTGTTGCCGTTTTTACGGAAAATTACCCCGATCTCCATGGTTTATTATTTTTTCATGCTTACCGGGGCGTCACTGCTTGGCCTCTATCGGGAATTGACCGGGACGCAGCAGGTTACCTGGCGCCGAGGAACAACTTGA
- the asnB gene encoding asparagine synthase (glutamine-hydrolyzing) codes for MCGIAGYMRSCSPGADEDTLRRMGEVIRHRGPDAGGEYLDDTVGLAHRRLSIIDLSPLGNQPMFSGDGRYVIVFNGEIYNFLDLRAELERQGYPFRSRTDTEVILALYARDGVACLAQLNGMFAFALWDREERTLLLARDRIGKKPLYYFHAGADRLAFASEIKSLLQLPEVGREIEPTAIADYLKYLYIPAPKTIFKGISKLLPGHYLVLKAGTAPQVAEYWDVDFSRRAVWAGEEEAAAELLDLIDQSTACRMIADVPLGAFLSGGVDSSAIVALMAKTSAGPVKTCSIGFADKRHDETPYAREIATMFRTDHAEYVVGDDLAGTVTLLPRYFDEPFADSSAVPTFHVSRLARRTVTVALAGDGGDENFGGYEKYTTDLLVDQVRRSVPALLLRALAAFSSGHAGTLLRKANSLARSALIDAGDAFYRTNTFIDDEELQRLLAAPVRAACSGYDPAGHTLRHWERVRDADQVTRMLYTDLKSYLPGDILVKVDRMSMAHSLEVRAPLLDYRVVEFAAALPSRWKIRGGDKKYLLKKAFGRQLPAGILNRRKHGFTVPLDSWFRRELVPLTEELLLNGTALDGCFAVNELRRLCHDHREQRSNHGTLLWSLLSFALWHREYVEGVSCSTI; via the coding sequence ATGTGCGGAATAGCCGGATATATGCGCTCGTGCTCGCCGGGCGCCGACGAAGATACCCTGCGACGGATGGGGGAAGTGATCCGCCATCGCGGCCCCGATGCCGGCGGCGAGTATCTCGACGACACGGTCGGCCTGGCGCACCGCCGGCTGAGCATCATCGACCTGTCACCGTTGGGGAACCAGCCGATGTTTTCGGGCGACGGCCGGTACGTGATCGTCTTTAACGGAGAGATATACAATTTTCTCGATTTGCGCGCCGAACTCGAACGGCAGGGCTATCCGTTCCGCAGCCGGACCGACACCGAGGTGATCCTGGCCCTTTATGCCCGTGACGGGGTGGCCTGCCTGGCGCAGCTCAACGGGATGTTTGCCTTTGCCCTTTGGGACCGTGAAGAGCGGACGCTGCTTCTGGCCAGGGACCGGATCGGCAAAAAGCCGCTCTACTATTTCCATGCCGGCGCCGACCGGTTGGCGTTCGCTTCGGAAATCAAGTCGCTCCTCCAGTTGCCGGAGGTGGGCCGCGAGATCGAGCCGACGGCGATCGCCGATTACCTCAAGTATCTCTATATCCCGGCGCCGAAGACGATTTTCAAGGGAATCTCCAAGCTGTTGCCCGGGCATTATCTGGTGTTGAAAGCGGGCACTGCCCCGCAGGTGGCGGAGTACTGGGATGTCGACTTCTCGCGTCGGGCTGTCTGGGCCGGCGAAGAAGAGGCGGCGGCCGAACTGCTCGATCTCATCGATCAAAGCACTGCCTGCCGAATGATCGCCGACGTTCCGCTGGGGGCATTTCTCAGCGGCGGCGTCGATTCGAGTGCCATTGTCGCCCTGATGGCCAAAACGTCGGCCGGGCCGGTGAAGACCTGCTCGATCGGCTTTGCCGACAAGCGACATGACGAAACCCCCTATGCCCGGGAGATCGCCACGATGTTCCGCACCGATCATGCGGAATATGTCGTCGGCGACGACCTGGCTGGCACCGTCACGTTGCTGCCGCGCTATTTCGACGAACCGTTCGCCGATTCGTCTGCGGTGCCGACCTTCCACGTTTCCCGGCTGGCTCGCCGGACGGTGACGGTGGCACTTGCCGGTGATGGCGGCGACGAGAATTTCGGCGGCTACGAAAAATATACGACCGATCTTCTGGTCGATCAGGTCCGCCGCAGTGTTCCGGCGCTGCTGCTTCGGGCGCTGGCCGCATTTTCCAGCGGCCATGCCGGAACGCTGCTCCGCAAGGCCAATTCCCTGGCCCGGAGCGCGCTGATCGATGCCGGCGACGCCTTTTACCGGACCAATACCTTTATCGATGACGAGGAGCTCCAGCGGCTACTGGCGGCGCCGGTCCGGGCAGCCTGCAGCGGCTACGATCCGGCCGGACACACCCTGCGGCACTGGGAGCGGGTGCGGGATGCCGACCAGGTCACCCGGATGCTCTATACCGATCTCAAGAGCTATCTGCCTGGCGACATCCTCGTTAAGGTCGACCGGATGAGCATGGCCCATTCTCTGGAGGTGCGGGCGCCGCTGCTTGACTACCGGGTGGTCGAGTTCGCCGCAGCCCTGCCGAGTCGCTGGAAGATCCGCGGTGGCGACAAGAAGTACCTGTTGAAGAAAGCCTTCGGCCGCCAGCTCCCGGCCGGGATTCTCAACCGTCGCAAACACGGCTTTACCGTGCCGCTCGATAGCTGGTTCCGCCGTGAACTCGTCCCGTTGACGGAAGAGCTGTTGCTTAACGGGACGGCGCTCGACGGCTGCTTTGCGGTGAATGAACTCCGGCGCCTCTGCCATGATCATCGGGAACAGCGTTCCAATCACGGCACACTGCTCTGGAGTCTGCTCTCCTTCGCGTTGTGGCATCGGGAATATGTCGAGGGGGTCTCATGTTCGACTATCTGA
- a CDS encoding glycosyltransferase has protein sequence MFDYLKADLKRLSPSASPSLRTLIAGLLSQGFQAILVYRFFNWLQRKRVPGQPMRFFCERFIEITTGISIPACCRIGKGFRIHHFGGIIFHPTTVIGDNCTLYHGVTIGDRGGSGGAATIGDNVLIGAGAKIIGPVVIGNNCIVGANAVVTKDLPDNTVAIGSPCQFKPRTDPPAVPPSAPIPRVMDLRGTYKGGGGPDKTVLNSAAQHDPARVHVLVTYIRQPHDHEFQIPDMARQLGVNYVDVIDGKTIDWACLGKLKELLREHRLTVVHAHDDKTLLYAWLLRFMVPGLKIMYTCHSHAVYDRDDFASWSSYAKFKLRQRIQIMLMRRCIKPIITVSHDTKRRLLGNGLNAHDVAVLHNGIDISRWQRNGARPALRDELGVPPGHFLVGTIARITYDKDLPTFYRVAEAVAARLPNVTFVIVGDGYGDELARARAEISRRGLEKLIRFTGHRNDLPDMYVSLDVFLMTSLTEGMPNTLLEAMALGVPAVSTMVGGIPELLEPGQEGFLAPVGDAEALAGYVLDMLADPSLRERCGKACRERIERDFSFANRVRRMEDYYAWFAGSAPRPDQV, from the coding sequence ATGTTCGACTATCTGAAAGCCGATCTCAAGCGGCTCAGCCCCTCGGCCAGCCCGTCGCTCCGCACCTTGATCGCCGGGCTGCTCTCTCAGGGATTTCAGGCGATCCTGGTTTACCGCTTTTTCAACTGGCTGCAGCGGAAAAGGGTCCCGGGCCAGCCGATGCGCTTTTTCTGCGAACGGTTCATCGAGATTACCACCGGTATTTCGATCCCGGCCTGTTGCCGGATCGGCAAAGGGTTCCGGATTCATCATTTTGGCGGAATCATCTTTCATCCGACGACGGTGATCGGCGACAACTGTACCCTCTACCACGGGGTGACGATCGGCGACCGGGGCGGTTCGGGGGGGGCGGCAACGATCGGCGACAACGTGCTGATCGGCGCCGGAGCGAAGATCATCGGCCCGGTAGTCATCGGCAACAATTGCATCGTCGGCGCCAATGCGGTCGTTACCAAGGACCTGCCGGACAATACCGTGGCGATCGGTTCCCCCTGCCAGTTCAAACCACGTACCGACCCGCCGGCAGTGCCGCCGTCGGCCCCGATTCCCCGGGTCATGGACCTGCGTGGTACCTACAAGGGTGGGGGCGGCCCCGACAAGACGGTCCTCAATTCCGCGGCCCAGCACGATCCGGCCCGGGTCCACGTGCTGGTCACCTACATCAGGCAGCCCCACGACCACGAGTTTCAAATCCCCGACATGGCCCGCCAGCTCGGCGTCAACTATGTCGATGTGATTGACGGCAAAACAATCGACTGGGCATGTCTCGGCAAGCTCAAGGAACTGCTGCGTGAACACCGCCTTACGGTGGTCCACGCCCATGACGACAAGACCCTGCTCTATGCCTGGCTGTTGCGGTTCATGGTTCCCGGCCTGAAGATCATGTACACCTGCCATTCCCATGCGGTGTACGATCGGGATGACTTCGCTTCCTGGAGCAGCTACGCAAAGTTCAAGCTGCGTCAGCGAATCCAGATCATGCTGATGCGCCGGTGCATCAAACCGATCATTACCGTCTCCCACGATACCAAACGCCGGTTGCTCGGCAACGGTCTCAATGCGCACGACGTGGCGGTGCTGCATAACGGGATCGACATTTCTCGCTGGCAGCGTAACGGCGCCCGACCGGCCCTGCGGGATGAACTTGGCGTGCCTCCCGGCCATTTTCTGGTGGGGACGATCGCCCGGATCACCTACGATAAGGACCTGCCGACCTTCTACCGGGTTGCCGAAGCGGTTGCTGCCCGGTTGCCGAACGTCACCTTCGTGATCGTCGGCGACGGTTATGGCGATGAGCTTGCCAGAGCCCGGGCAGAGATTTCCCGCCGCGGCCTGGAGAAACTGATCCGGTTCACCGGTCACCGCAACGATCTGCCCGACATGTATGTCTCCCTCGATGTGTTCCTGATGACGTCGCTTACCGAGGGGATGCCCAATACCCTGCTCGAGGCAATGGCCCTCGGTGTGCCGGCGGTCTCGACGATGGTCGGCGGCATCCCTGAGCTTCTCGAACCGGGGCAGGAAGGTTTTCTTGCTCCGGTCGGCGATGCCGAGGCCCTTGCCGGTTACGTGCTTGACATGCTTGCCGACCCGTCGCTTCGGGAACGTTGCGGGAAGGCCTGCCGCGAGCGGATCGAACGCGATTTTTCCTTTGCCAACCGGGTACGACGGATGGAAGACTACTACGCCTGGTTCGCCGGCTCGGCCCCGCGACCCGATCAGGTATGA
- a CDS encoding DegT/DnrJ/EryC1/StrS family aminotransferase, which produces MKRHEIIKSFPALDLRRLLGRRPAADPLLGRERVRFYSSGRAALYHIVKSLDGGTRDTFLLPAYHCGVEVEAVLRAGKNVDFYRIKRNLGVDLEHLRSRIDSRTRGIVVAHYFGFPQEMAPLAELCRQRGIMLIEDCAHALYSQDAAGAWLGTGGDFALFSMRKTSFLPNGGAVLVNGSELPLPAQGKSYADFSLYKSTIKAVLEHEMSRQGGVARLCRLILDSYGRRGEQSVDSGPAAEIDDRRWYYDVPMYHYENDIARISLLLAGLDDIRSIIDRRRENYRRLAELLAARFRTQFVFPELPAGVCPLCFPLFVPQRDQVVAEMAARGVEPFVFGRLLHPLIADDQFPEAHYLADSIVGLPLHQQLGRQEMERVAAVFAEAATGDLPQ; this is translated from the coding sequence ATGAAACGGCACGAGATCATCAAATCATTTCCGGCGCTCGACCTGCGCCGCCTGCTCGGCCGGCGGCCAGCGGCCGATCCGTTGCTGGGCCGGGAACGAGTCCGCTTCTATTCTTCCGGGCGGGCGGCCCTGTACCATATCGTCAAGAGCCTGGACGGCGGAACACGGGATACGTTCCTTCTCCCCGCCTATCATTGCGGGGTCGAGGTCGAAGCGGTCCTGCGGGCAGGCAAGAACGTCGATTTCTACCGCATCAAGCGGAATCTCGGCGTTGATCTGGAACACCTGCGGTCAAGGATCGATTCCCGGACCCGGGGGATCGTTGTCGCTCATTATTTCGGGTTTCCTCAGGAGATGGCCCCCCTTGCCGAATTGTGCCGGCAAAGGGGGATCATGTTGATTGAGGATTGCGCCCATGCCCTCTATTCACAGGATGCAGCAGGGGCATGGCTCGGAACGGGCGGCGATTTCGCCCTGTTCAGCATGCGGAAAACGAGCTTTCTCCCCAATGGCGGCGCGGTATTGGTGAACGGCAGCGAATTGCCGCTGCCGGCGCAGGGGAAGAGCTACGCCGATTTCTCCCTCTACAAATCGACGATCAAGGCCGTCCTCGAACACGAGATGTCACGGCAGGGGGGCGTGGCTCGCTTGTGTCGACTGATTCTTGATAGCTACGGCCGGCGCGGAGAACAGAGCGTCGATTCCGGCCCGGCAGCCGAAATCGACGACCGGCGCTGGTATTACGATGTGCCGATGTATCATTACGAAAACGATATCGCCCGGATTTCGCTGCTGCTGGCAGGCTTGGACGATATCCGGTCGATTATTGACCGGCGCAGGGAAAACTACCGGCGATTGGCAGAGTTGCTCGCCGCTCGCTTCCGGACGCAGTTTGTCTTCCCGGAACTGCCGGCCGGGGTTTGTCCCCTCTGCTTTCCGCTCTTTGTCCCCCAGCGTGATCAGGTGGTTGCCGAGATGGCCGCCCGGGGTGTCGAACCGTTCGTCTTCGGCCGATTGTTGCATCCGCTTATCGCCGATGATCAGTTTCCCGAGGCACACTATCTGGCGGACAGCATCGTCGGGTTACCGCTTCACCAGCAACTGGGCAGGCAGGAGATGGAGCGGGTTGCCGCCGTCTTTGCCGAGGCCGCTACGGGAGATTTGCCGCAATGA
- a CDS encoding glycosyltransferase — protein MKSAARINVVHVTQFLEIGGLESFIVEFCKLMDRDAFDVSVLCLNGYDEQYKAMLERQGVPVALMTKNGKYDWRFFGRVAAVLKAQKTDILHAHGGCFLYSAIIASLCGARMIYTAHGLPITSGVKATVEDVLALAFTDRFVAVSAEVADNFKRRTRLCGDRVQVIINGIDEGKFLPCTDSGQLAAWKRQFGLPEGRVMIGSVGRLEPVKNYPLLLRAFAEVVHGYGHDAHLVLVGSGSDEAALRRLAGELSIDSRVSFLGIQYDLPKIYPLFDIFALSSLTEGTSIALLEAQSCGVPAVVTDVGGNSTIIRDGENGYLCPSGDQAALAERLNRLINTPGELARMRPAARAVVLDRFTMASVIQQYQEIYCSFTGRIAPVGG, from the coding sequence ATGAAGAGCGCTGCCCGAATCAACGTGGTCCATGTGACCCAGTTCCTCGAGATCGGCGGCCTCGAATCGTTTATCGTCGAATTCTGCAAACTGATGGATCGGGATGCATTCGACGTCAGTGTGCTCTGTCTGAACGGTTACGATGAGCAATACAAGGCGATGCTGGAACGCCAGGGTGTCCCGGTCGCCCTGATGACCAAAAACGGGAAGTACGACTGGCGTTTCTTCGGCCGGGTGGCGGCAGTTCTCAAAGCCCAAAAAACCGATATACTTCATGCTCACGGAGGATGTTTTCTCTACAGTGCGATCATCGCCTCGCTGTGCGGCGCCCGGATGATCTATACGGCCCATGGCCTGCCGATCACTTCGGGTGTGAAGGCGACGGTGGAAGATGTGCTGGCGCTGGCGTTCACCGACAGGTTTGTTGCCGTCTCCGCCGAGGTTGCCGATAATTTCAAACGGCGGACCCGCTTATGCGGCGACCGGGTGCAGGTGATCATCAACGGCATTGACGAAGGCAAATTCCTCCCGTGCACCGATTCCGGACAGCTTGCGGCATGGAAGCGCCAGTTCGGCCTGCCGGAGGGGAGGGTGATGATTGGATCGGTTGGTCGCCTGGAGCCGGTCAAGAACTATCCGCTCTTATTGCGGGCATTTGCCGAAGTGGTCCACGGTTACGGTCATGACGCCCATCTCGTCCTGGTCGGCAGTGGCAGTGATGAAGCGGCGCTGCGGCGGCTTGCCGGTGAACTGTCGATCGATAGTCGGGTCTCGTTCCTCGGGATCCAGTACGATTTGCCGAAGATTTACCCGCTGTTTGACATCTTTGCCCTCTCTTCGCTTACCGAAGGGACTTCCATTGCCCTCCTGGAAGCCCAGTCGTGCGGCGTCCCGGCGGTGGTTACCGATGTCGGTGGAAACTCGACGATCATCCGCGATGGTGAAAACGGTTATCTCTGTCCTTCCGGTGACCAAGCCGCCCTGGCCGAGCGGCTCAACCGGCTGATTAACACTCCCGGCGAACTGGCCCGGATGCGCCCGGCAGCCCGGGCGGTCGTCCTTGACCGATTTACGATGGCTTCGGTGATCCAGCAGTACCAGGAGATCTATTGCAGTTTTACCGGCCGGATTGCCCCGGTGGGTGGCTAG
- a CDS encoding polysaccharide deacetylase family protein: MGKRFLLSAVGLVGIDRLFRHLNRHKLLVVMYHGVTSLCHEPPIWTQLPADRFRSQLAFLRDHYCPVSLGEVVTAFRTGSTLPDNAALVTFDDGLRNNCTVALPILQELAIPAAVFLTVDYIGTAEFLWVDELFLLLREGTTRGVPLELPNPAAGALLRAGRLWEAYELMVEMLKRSGLDEREAALARLRRLVPIGRPADAEDFALLDWDQVRAMQQSGLVEFGVHTATHRILSELTPAEWEQEIAHPRQTLERETGVEAATFCFPNGRPTVDFGPEHLDYLRRAGYVCAFTTENSLFDRAVGNPLAIGRIPAGNDVTSSPEYFRASTAGVIHSLRTIRRCIGR; encoded by the coding sequence ATGGGAAAACGATTTCTATTGTCCGCGGTCGGACTGGTCGGCATCGACCGGCTGTTTCGCCACCTGAACCGCCACAAGCTTCTCGTGGTGATGTATCACGGCGTGACGTCGTTATGCCACGAGCCACCGATCTGGACGCAATTGCCGGCCGACCGTTTCCGGTCCCAGCTCGCATTCCTTCGCGACCATTATTGCCCCGTGTCGCTCGGCGAGGTGGTGACGGCCTTCCGAACCGGCAGCACGCTGCCGGACAATGCCGCCCTGGTTACGTTCGACGACGGATTGAGGAACAATTGTACTGTCGCCCTGCCGATTCTGCAGGAGTTGGCAATCCCTGCCGCGGTTTTCCTGACGGTCGATTACATCGGCACGGCAGAGTTTCTCTGGGTTGATGAGCTCTTCCTGCTCCTCCGTGAGGGGACGACGCGTGGCGTGCCTCTCGAACTGCCGAATCCGGCTGCCGGGGCGCTTCTCCGTGCCGGCCGGTTGTGGGAGGCATACGAGCTGATGGTCGAAATGCTCAAACGCAGCGGACTGGACGAACGGGAGGCAGCGTTAGCCCGGCTCCGCCGCCTCGTGCCGATCGGCCGGCCGGCGGATGCCGAAGATTTTGCGCTTCTCGACTGGGACCAGGTCCGGGCCATGCAGCAAAGCGGTCTGGTGGAGTTCGGCGTGCATACCGCCACCCACCGGATTCTGTCCGAGCTGACTCCTGCCGAGTGGGAACAGGAAATTGCCCATCCCCGGCAGACGCTGGAGCGGGAAACCGGGGTCGAGGCCGCCACGTTCTGTTTCCCCAACGGCCGGCCGACGGTCGATTTTGGCCCCGAGCATCTCGATTATCTCCGCCGCGCTGGCTATGTCTGCGCATTTACAACTGAAAATTCGCTTTTCGATCGGGCTGTCGGCAATCCGCTGGCAATCGGCCGCATTCCGGCCGGTAACGATGTGACCTCCTCCCCGGAATATTTCCGGGCCAGCACCGCGGGAGTTATCCACTCCCTGAGAACTATCCGCCGTTGTATCGGCAGATGA
- a CDS encoding GNAT family N-acetyltransferase: MNDYRFECLHDFGEFQSIRNDWDEFTHCYFPANYSRTHAWLSAWWTTYHHGRPALIYLQRRVPDGRIVAVAPLFIRKELYGGLPILSLQLLGEGLGADDFLVSPDARDFVAQVFDDLVNVRRWHVAKLRRLQSPQFCAEVERAANNLSCAMEFAETDDYFIEFPDSFETYLQGRTRKFRRNFNQATNRIGKEGVVTVEVLDPISDAERVIGLGREVAATSWQFQTGKSHFNEFGADCLYGNLARLGRGAGGEEFTVMLVNGRPAAYLLGCRRGRSYFAVDTAFHADYRHVSVGRLLFGRIIERLIGLGDVDDFDFEGSGEYKDDYATHSRKAAFLTVYNRNLYSRGIRSLRNSRWYATLRERYARMRSGGERPPAETGQAKGD; encoded by the coding sequence ATGAACGACTACCGTTTTGAATGCCTGCACGATTTTGGGGAATTCCAGTCGATTCGGAACGACTGGGATGAGTTCACCCACTGTTATTTCCCGGCCAATTACAGCCGGACTCACGCCTGGCTCTCCGCGTGGTGGACGACCTATCATCACGGTCGTCCGGCCCTTATCTATCTGCAGCGGCGGGTCCCCGACGGGAGGATTGTGGCGGTGGCGCCGCTGTTCATCAGAAAAGAGCTGTACGGCGGTTTGCCGATTCTCTCCCTTCAGCTGCTTGGCGAGGGGCTTGGCGCCGATGATTTCCTGGTCTCTCCTGATGCCCGGGACTTCGTGGCACAGGTGTTCGACGATCTGGTAAACGTGCGGCGCTGGCACGTGGCGAAGCTGCGGCGGCTCCAGTCGCCACAATTCTGTGCCGAGGTTGAGCGGGCGGCCAACAACTTGTCGTGCGCAATGGAATTTGCTGAGACCGACGATTATTTCATCGAATTCCCGGACAGTTTCGAGACGTATCTGCAGGGACGGACCAGGAAATTCCGTCGAAATTTCAATCAGGCAACGAACCGGATCGGCAAAGAGGGGGTGGTGACGGTCGAGGTCCTTGACCCGATCAGCGATGCCGAGCGGGTTATTGGCCTTGGCCGTGAGGTTGCTGCCACCAGCTGGCAGTTTCAGACTGGCAAAAGCCATTTCAATGAGTTCGGTGCCGACTGCCTTTACGGCAATCTGGCTCGGCTCGGCCGGGGAGCCGGCGGAGAAGAGTTTACGGTAATGCTGGTCAATGGCCGCCCTGCCGCTTATCTGCTCGGCTGCCGCCGGGGCCGGAGTTACTTTGCCGTCGATACCGCTTTTCATGCCGATTACCGGCACGTCTCCGTGGGACGGCTGCTGTTCGGCAGGATTATCGAACGGTTGATCGGCTTGGGTGATGTAGACGATTTCGATTTCGAAGGAAGCGGCGAATACAAGGACGATTACGCCACCCATAGCCGCAAAGCCGCCTTTTTGACGGTCTACAATCGGAACCTCTACTCTCGGGGTATCAGGTCGCTGAGAAATTCGCGTTGGTATGCCACTCTCCGGGAACGTTACGCCCGGATGAGAAGTGGCGGTGAGCGGCCGCCGGCGGAAACCGGCCAGGCCAAAGGGGACTGA